One genomic window of Arvicola amphibius chromosome 4, mArvAmp1.2, whole genome shotgun sequence includes the following:
- the Zbtb4 gene encoding LOW QUALITY PROTEIN: zinc finger and BTB domain-containing protein 4 (The sequence of the model RefSeq protein was modified relative to this genomic sequence to represent the inferred CDS: inserted 2 bases in 1 codon; deleted 5 bases in 4 codons; substituted 1 base at 1 genomic stop codon): MPPPAEVTDPSHAPAVLHQLNEQRLRGLFCDVTLIAGDTKFPAHRSVLAASSPFFRDALLASAPLPLPPVTGGSAPQPCNHQAASSSSSSSPPPASPYSSTPPRVLELPGVPAAAFSDVLNFIYSARLALPGGGGDGAAVAEIGALGRRLGISRLQGLGEGGDTWVPPAPTALASSQPEEHGLGLGPRADGQWEGDKAEAQAPDSQPSLSRRPFPCPRCGKSFIHPKRLQTHEAQCRRGSNPRGSAGLGAGAPGPGGPAGVDTSTLPPPVGFRDGPXACVKGWWAGHVLYVCAACERSFPYVTLSSLKRHSNVHSWRRKYPCRYCEKVFALAEYRTKHEVWHTGERRYQCIFCWETFVTYYNLKTHQRAFHGISPGLLASEKTPNGGYKPKLNTLKLYRLLPMRAAKRPYKTYSQGAPEAPPSPSLHTPIPAAMPASPPLLPPPAPEPGPPPSVITFAHPAPSVIVHGSRSSGGAGGGPASTGGSQAASVITYTTPPRPPKKREYPPPPPEPAATPTSPASSATSPATAAGPASATEEAKGRNLRAGRTLTYTAKPVGGVSGSGGSPTGTGRGSSQLQAPPPLCQITVRIGEEAIVKRRISETDLRPGELSGEDVEESEEEDEDEEEEEDQEESKAGGEDQLWRPYYSYKPKRKAGTTVGGLSGVSGLPRGGRRPPRWRQKLERRAWXENPISEGPGGRGRGERRHRCGDCAQTFATLRKLRKHQEAHSGGSHGSRTGRRSSTRFTCPHCAKVCKTAAALNRHGQRHAVERPGGTPTPVIAYSKGSIGTRPTEIKEEAPQEMQVSSSSGEAGSGNAAAAAAAPETASLQDPVISGGEEPPVAGVGNYVYPPVQEFPLALIGGSRESCGGRGKPGNAGPVGASEGDQVEGLGTAKVTFYPEPYPLVYGPQLLAAYPYNFSNLAALPVALNMVLPDEKGGGALPFLPGVFGYAVNPQAAPLTPPTPPPPTLPLPVPPKGIGEPAGVERTQKGDVG, encoded by the exons ATGCCACCCCCTGCAGAGGTGACGGATCCGTCCCATGCCCCTGCTGTCCTGCATCAGCTCAATGAGCAGCGGCTCCGTGGCCTCTTCTGTGATGTCACCCTCATAGCTGGAGACACCAAGTTCCCTGCTCACCGCAGCGTCCTGGCTGCCTCTAGTCCCTTCTTCCGAGATGCCCTACTAGCTTCAGCTCCACTG CCCCTCCCACCGGTCACTGGTGGCTCAGCTCCCCAGCCCTGCAACCAC CaagctgcctcttcctcctcttcctcctctccccctccagccTCTCCTTACTCTTCAACCCCTCCACGGGTCCTAGAGCTGCCCGGGGTCCCGGCAGCTGCCTTTTCCGATGTCCTCAACTTCATCTATAGTGCCCGGCTTGCACTccctggt gggggaggggatggggcagCTGTGGCCGAGATTGGAGCTCTG GGGCGGCGGCTGGGTATCTCCCGCCTACAGGGCCTGGGGGAAGGAGGCGATACGTGGGTACCTCCTGCTCCAACTGCCCTGGCCTCCTCACAACCTGAAGAGCATGGTTTAGGGCTAGGACCTAGAGCAGATGGCCAGTGGGAGGGTGACAAAGCTGAGGCCCAGGCTCCTGACTCACAGCCCTCCTTGTCCCGGAGGCCCTTTCCCTGCCCCCGATGTGGAAAAAGCTTCATCCATCCCAAGCGGCTGCAGACACACGAGGCCCAGTGTCGACGGGGGTCCAACCCTCGGGGGTCTGCAGGACTAGGAGCTGGGGCCCCTGGCCCTGGGGGGCCTGCAGGAGTGGATACCTCAACCCTGCCACCACCAGTGGGCTTCAGAGATGGGCCCTGAGCATGTGTGAAGGGGTGGTGGGCCGGCCATGTGCTCTATGTGTGTGCGGCCTGCGAGCGTTCCTTTCCTTACGTGACCCTGTCCAGCCTGAAACGGCACAGCAATGTCCATTCGTGGCGGAGGAAGTACCCCTGCCGCTACTGTGAGAAGGTGTTTGCCCTGGCTGAGTACCGCACCAAGCACGAGGTGTGGCACACCGGGGAGCGCAG GTACCAGTGCATCTTCTGCTGGGAAACCTTTGTCACCTATTATAACCTGAAGACCCACCAGCGAGCCTTCCATGGCATTAGCCCCGGCCTCCTAGCCAGTGAGAAGACACCCAATGGAGGCTACAAGCCCAAGCTTAATACCCTCAAGCTGTACCGCCTGCTCCCCATGCGGGCAGCCAAGCGGCCATACAAGACCTACAGTCAGGGAGCCCCTGAGGCCCCTCCTTCTCCAAGCCTCCACACACCGATCCCTGCAGCAATGCCAGCCAGccccccactcctgcccccaCCTGCCCCAGAGCCTGGCCCTCCCCCCTCTGTCATCACCTTTGCTCATCCAGCTCCCTCTGTCATTGtccatgggagcaggagcagtGGTGGAGCCGGGGGTGGGCCAGCCAGCACAGGAGGGTCCCAAGCTGCCTCAGTCATCACTTATACGACTCCCCCAAGACCCCCCAAGAAACGAGAGtacccacctcctccccctgAGCCTGCAGCCACACCCACCAGCCCAGCCTCTAGCGCCACCAGCCCAGCCACAGCTGCAGGGCCAGCCTCAGCCACAGAGGAGGCCAAGGGCCGGAATCTGCGGGCTGGGAGGACTCTGACTTACACAGCCAAACCCGTGGGTGGGGTTAGTGGGAGTGGGGGTTCCCCCACAGGGACAGGCCGAGGCTCCTCTCAGCTTCAGGCTCCACCTCCACTGTGTCAGATCACTGTGCGAATTGGGGAGGAAGCCATTGTCAAGCGTCGCATCTCAGAAACTGACCTGCGTCCTGGAGAGCTGAGTGGAGAAGATGTAGAGGAGAGTGAGGaagaggacgaggacgaggaggaagaggaggaccagGAGGAATCCAAGGCTGGAGGGGAAGATCAGCTCTGGAGGCCCTACTATTCATACAAGCCTAAGCGCAAGGCTGGCACTACTGTAGGTGGCCTCAGTGGGGTCAGTGGACTGCCCCGAGGAGGACGAAGACCACCacgctggaggcagaagctggaacGAAGGGCCTG AGAGAACCCCATCAGTGAGGGCCCAGGAGGACGAGGACGTGGTGAGCGTAGGCACCGTTGCGGGGACTGTGCCCAGACCTTTGCCACCCTGAGGAAGCTGAGGAAGCACCAGGAAGCCCACAGTGGGGGCTCCCATGGCTCCAGGACTGGGAGAAGGTCTTCCACCCGATTCACCTGCCCCCACTGTGCCAAGGTGTGCAAGACGGCAGCTGCCCTGAACCGACATGGGCAGAGGCATGCTGTGGAGCGGCCTGGGGGCACTCCCACACCTGTCATTGCCTACTCCAAAGGCAGCATTGGCACTAGGCCCACTGAGATCAAGGAGGAGGCTCCCCAAGAGATGCAAGTGTCTTCCTCAAGTGGGGAGGCTGGCAGTGgcaatgctgctgctgctgctgcagccccTGAAACTGCCTCTCTCCAGGACCCTGTCATCTCTGGGGGTGAGGAGCCCCCAGTAGCAGGTGTGGGCAACTATGTGTACCCACCTGTGCAGGAATTTCCCCTGGCCCTGATAGGAGGCAGCCGGGAGTCCTGTGGTGGCAGAGGAAAACCTGGGAATGCGGGGCCAGTGGGAGCTTCTGAGGGAGACCAGGTGGAAGGGCTGGGGACTGCCAAAGTCACCTTCTACCCTGAGCCGTACCCACTTGTCTATGGCCCCCAGCTCCTTGCTGCCTACCCTTACAACTTCAGCAACTTGGCTGCTCTCCCAGTTGCTCTCAACATGGTCCTACCTGATGAGAAGGGGGGTGGGGCCCTTCCCTTCCTGCCAGGGGTCTTTGGCTACGCAGTGAATCCTCAAGCAGCACCCCTTACTCCACCAACCccacctcccccaactcttcctctGCCAGTTCCCCCTAAGGGAATAGGGGAACCGGCAGGGGTTGAGAGAACCCAAAAGGGAGATGTGGGGTGA
- the Slc35g6 gene encoding solute carrier family 35 member G6, with protein MAGALKGTPGREEEVQKETDASHPYFNLPDFTQPSPPSTPVSFLSNSHHRCGPSDATKGLFVALLGGGLSAGFVGPFSRMAYQTSHLPSLELLIFRCLFHLPIALLLKFRGDPLLGPPAVRVRAFLHAMLNVLSIGCAYSAVQVVPAGNAVTVRKGSSTVCSALLALCLESQGLNGYAWCGLFGSTLGLIIIVGPGLGTLQEGTTGLYTALGYVLAFLGGLALSLGLQIYRSLHFPSCLPTVAFLFGLVGLMVSVPGLFVLQTPVLPRDPLSWSCVVAVGLLALVSFVCVSYAVTKAHPALVCAVLHSEVVVALMLQYYVLYETVTPSDIMGAGVVLGSIAIITVQNLSCEKDGQMEE; from the exons ATGGCTGGAGCTCTGAAGGGGAccccaggaagagaggaggaagtcCAAAAAGAGACG GATGCCAGCCATCCCTATTTCAACTTACCTGACTTCACCCAGCCATCACCGCCCTCCACTCCAGTCAGCTTCCTCTCGAACTCTCACCATCGCTGCGGGCCCTCTGATGCTACCAAGGGCCTGTTTGTGGCCCTGCTAGGTGGAGGCCTGTCTGCTGGCTTCGTGGGCCCGTTCTCCCGTATGGCTTACCAGACCTCCCACTTGCCCTCGTTGGAGCTGCTCATCTTTCGATGCCTCTTCCACCTCCCCATTGCCTTGTTACTTAAGTTTCGTGGTGATCCGCTGCTAGGACCTCCTGCTGTCCGGGTTCGGGCCTTCCTTCACGCCATGCTCAACGTCCTCAGCATTGGATGTGCTTACAGCGCGGTGCAGGTGGTGCCTGCTGGCAACGCAGTCACTGTTCGCAAAGGCTCTTCCACCGTGTGCTCTGCCCTCCTAGCACTCTGCCTGGAGAGCCAAGGTCTCAACGGCTACGCCTGGTGTGGCCTGTTCGGCAGCACCCTTGGACTAATCATCATTGTGGGACCTGGACTAGGCACATTGCAAGAGGGGACTACGGGCCTCTACACAGCCCTGGGCTATGTACTGGCTTTCCTGGGGGGTCTGGCACTGTCACTGGGGCTGCAGATTTACCGCTCTCTACACTTCCCGTCCTGCCTCCCAACAGTGGCCTTCCTATTCGGCCTGGTGGGGTTGATGGTCTCTGTACCAGGCCTCTTTGTGCTACAGACACCTGTGCTACCCCGAGACCCTCTGAGCTGGAGCTGCGTGGTGGCAGTGGGGCTCCTTGCGTtggtttcctttgtgtgtgtgagctatGCGGTCACCAAGGCCCACCCTGCCCTGGTATGTGCTGTCCTGCACTCGGAGGTGGTGGTGGCCCTGATGTTGCAGTACTATGTGCTCTATGAGACCGTGACACCTTCTGACATCATGGGAGCGGGGGTTGTGTTGGGCAGCATTGCCATCATCACTGTCCAGAACCTCAGCTGTGAGAAGGATGGGCAGATGGAGGAGTGA